A region from the Leptolyngbya iicbica LK genome encodes:
- the rplK gene encoding 50S ribosomal protein L11, which produces MAKKVVALIKLAIPAGKANPAPPIGPALGQHGVNIMAFCKEYNARTADKAGLVVPVEISVFEDRSFTFILKTPPASVLIKKAIGIEKGSGQPNKDKVGSITRAQLKEIAETKMPDLNANDIDAAMRIVEGTARNMGVTVAD; this is translated from the coding sequence ATGGCAAAAAAGGTAGTTGCACTGATTAAATTGGCGATTCCTGCGGGAAAAGCCAACCCAGCGCCGCCCATTGGCCCGGCTTTGGGTCAGCATGGCGTCAACATCATGGCGTTCTGTAAAGAGTACAACGCCCGGACAGCTGATAAGGCTGGCCTGGTTGTGCCGGTCGAGATTTCGGTGTTTGAAGACCGGAGTTTCACCTTTATTCTGAAGACGCCTCCGGCTTCAGTTCTAATCAAAAAAGCGATTGGGATTGAGAAGGGTTCGGGACAGCCGAACAAAGATAAGGTGGGTTCCATTACTCGGGCCCAGCTTAAAGAGATTGCCGAGACCAAAATGCCGGATCTCAATGCTAACGACATTGACGCAGCCATGCGCATTGTTGAAGGCACTGCCCGTAACATGGGCGTCACTGTTGCTGACTAA
- the rplA gene encoding 50S ribosomal protein L1, with amino-acid sequence MAKKVSKRLKALLEKVEDRPYEPLEALTLLKETATAKFPESAEAHIRLGIDPKYTDQQLRTTVILPKGTGQTVRVAVIARGEKVAEATNAGADLSGSEELIDDIQKGMMDFDVLIATPDMMPKIAKLGRLLGPRGLMPSPKGGTVTTDLPTAIEEFKAGKLEFRADKSGIVHVQFGKAGFDPQDLLINLKALQECIDRNKPSGAKGRYWRTLYVSATMGPSIEVDISALRDYKLAEAE; translated from the coding sequence GTGGCTAAGAAAGTCTCTAAACGACTGAAAGCGCTGTTGGAAAAAGTCGAAGACCGCCCGTATGAACCGCTGGAAGCATTGACATTGCTGAAGGAAACGGCAACAGCCAAGTTCCCAGAATCAGCTGAAGCTCATATCCGGCTCGGCATTGATCCCAAATACACTGACCAGCAATTGCGGACGACAGTCATTTTGCCCAAAGGCACTGGCCAAACCGTGCGCGTAGCCGTGATTGCCCGAGGCGAAAAAGTCGCCGAAGCAACTAATGCCGGGGCTGATCTGTCGGGTTCTGAAGAACTGATTGATGATATTCAGAAAGGCATGATGGACTTTGATGTCCTCATCGCTACGCCAGACATGATGCCCAAAATCGCTAAACTGGGTCGTCTGCTGGGGCCGCGTGGTTTAATGCCCTCGCCCAAAGGCGGCACGGTGACAACCGACTTGCCCACAGCCATTGAAGAATTCAAGGCGGGTAAACTCGAATTCCGGGCTGATAAGAGCGGCATTGTGCATGTGCAGTTTGGCAAGGCAGGCTTCGATCCCCAAGATTTGCTCATAAATCTGAAGGCGCTACAGGAATGTATCGACCGCAACAAACCGTCGGGTGCGAAAGGGCGGTATTGGCGGACGCTATATGTCTCTGCTACAATGGGGCCTTCGATTGAAGTAGACATTAGTGCTCTGCGTGACTATAAGCTAGCAGAGGCTGAATAG